In Zingiber officinale cultivar Zhangliang chromosome 1A, Zo_v1.1, whole genome shotgun sequence, a genomic segment contains:
- the LOC122034186 gene encoding homeobox protein knotted-1-like 12 isoform X2, with protein MEELSRQLGASSRPVAAGDDLLYLPSSAPTSSSDATSFYGRAGDHHHHNSHVDSNNYFLDAAYLLRPQPPMSQGEITAVAEDAGVKAKIMSHPQYSALIAAYIDCQKVGAPPDVAARLSGLARELESRLSCRRKVSDDPELDQFMEAYCDILAKYRDELSRPLQEATEFLKSVESQFNALTNNATTPSSSSRLFSPGEGVGSSEEDFDASDGETDNLEIDPRAEDKELKTNLLRKYSGYLSSLRQELSKKKKKGKLPKEARQKLLKWWELHYKWPYPSEAEKIALAESTGLNQKQINNWFINQRKRHWKPSEDMQLMVMNSFHPHNPAALYMEGQFMGGDNLYRLGP; from the exons ATGGAGGAGCTGTCGCGGCAGTTGGGCGCGTCGTCGCGGCCGGTGGCCGCCGGTGACGATCTACTCTACCTTCCCTCCTCTGCCCCCACGTCGTCATCCGACGCCACCTCCTTCTACGGCCGCGCAGGGGATCATCATCATCATAATAGCCATGTTGACAGTAATAACTACTTCCTCGACGCCGCCTATCTCCTCCGCCCGCAACCGCCGATGTCTCAGGGGGAGATCACGGCCGTGGCAGAGGACGCCGGCGTCAAAGCCAAGATCATGTCGCATCCCCAGTACTCCGCCCTTATTGCCGCCTACATCGACTGCCAGAAG GTGGGAGCGCCGCCAGATGTGGCTGCGCGGCTGTCGGGGTTAGCTCGGGAGCTGGAGTCGCGGCTGAGCTGCCGTCGCAAGGTctccgatgacccggagctcgaCCAGTTCATG GAAGCGTACTGCGACATACTGGCCAAGTACCGGGACGAGCTAAGTCGGCCGTTACAAGAGGCGACGGAGTTCCTCAAGAGCGTGGAGTCGCAGTTCAACGCGCTCACCAACAACGCCACCACCCCCTCTTCCTCTTCCCGCCTCTTCTCGCCTG GTGAAGGCGTCGGATCCTCTGAAGAAGACTTCGATGCGAGCGACGGAGAGACTGATAATCTGGAGATCGACCCACGAGCTGAGGACAAAGAGCTGAAGACCAATCTTCTGAGGAAATATAGTGGTTACTTGAGTAGCCTAAGGCAAGAGCtttccaagaagaagaagaaaggtaagCTGCCAAAGGAAGCCCGGCAAAAACTACTCAAGTGGTGGGAGCTGCATTACAAATGGCCATATCCATCG GAAGCTGAGAAGATTGCTCTAGCGGAGTCAACAGGCCTCAATCAGAAGCAAATCAATAACTGGTTTATCAACCAACGGAAGCGGCACTGGAAACCCTCGGAGGACATGCAACTTATGGTGATGAATAGCTTTCATCCACATAATCCTGCTGCCTTGTACATGGAAGGACAGTTCATGGGAGGCGACAACCTTTACCGCCTTGGCCCCTAA
- the LOC122034186 gene encoding homeobox protein knotted-1-like 12 isoform X1, whose product MEELSRQLGASSRPVAAGDDLLYLPSSAPTSSSDATSFYGRAGDHHHHNSHVDSNNYFLDAAYLLRPQPPMSQGEITAVAEDAGVKAKIMSHPQYSALIAAYIDCQKVGAPPDVAARLSGLARELESRLSCRRKVSDDPELDQFMEAYCDILAKYRDELSRPLQEATEFLKSVESQFNALTNNATTPSSSSRLFSPDEKGEGVGSSEEDFDASDGETDNLEIDPRAEDKELKTNLLRKYSGYLSSLRQELSKKKKKGKLPKEARQKLLKWWELHYKWPYPSEAEKIALAESTGLNQKQINNWFINQRKRHWKPSEDMQLMVMNSFHPHNPAALYMEGQFMGGDNLYRLGP is encoded by the exons ATGGAGGAGCTGTCGCGGCAGTTGGGCGCGTCGTCGCGGCCGGTGGCCGCCGGTGACGATCTACTCTACCTTCCCTCCTCTGCCCCCACGTCGTCATCCGACGCCACCTCCTTCTACGGCCGCGCAGGGGATCATCATCATCATAATAGCCATGTTGACAGTAATAACTACTTCCTCGACGCCGCCTATCTCCTCCGCCCGCAACCGCCGATGTCTCAGGGGGAGATCACGGCCGTGGCAGAGGACGCCGGCGTCAAAGCCAAGATCATGTCGCATCCCCAGTACTCCGCCCTTATTGCCGCCTACATCGACTGCCAGAAG GTGGGAGCGCCGCCAGATGTGGCTGCGCGGCTGTCGGGGTTAGCTCGGGAGCTGGAGTCGCGGCTGAGCTGCCGTCGCAAGGTctccgatgacccggagctcgaCCAGTTCATG GAAGCGTACTGCGACATACTGGCCAAGTACCGGGACGAGCTAAGTCGGCCGTTACAAGAGGCGACGGAGTTCCTCAAGAGCGTGGAGTCGCAGTTCAACGCGCTCACCAACAACGCCACCACCCCCTCTTCCTCTTCCCGCCTCTTCTCGCCTG ATGAAAAAGGTGAAGGCGTCGGATCCTCTGAAGAAGACTTCGATGCGAGCGACGGAGAGACTGATAATCTGGAGATCGACCCACGAGCTGAGGACAAAGAGCTGAAGACCAATCTTCTGAGGAAATATAGTGGTTACTTGAGTAGCCTAAGGCAAGAGCtttccaagaagaagaagaaaggtaagCTGCCAAAGGAAGCCCGGCAAAAACTACTCAAGTGGTGGGAGCTGCATTACAAATGGCCATATCCATCG GAAGCTGAGAAGATTGCTCTAGCGGAGTCAACAGGCCTCAATCAGAAGCAAATCAATAACTGGTTTATCAACCAACGGAAGCGGCACTGGAAACCCTCGGAGGACATGCAACTTATGGTGATGAATAGCTTTCATCCACATAATCCTGCTGCCTTGTACATGGAAGGACAGTTCATGGGAGGCGACAACCTTTACCGCCTTGGCCCCTAA